The nucleotide sequence CGGCGGGTTCGCGGGCTTACAAGCAGCGGAACTAGGCGATCCCCTACCGCTGAGCGCAGCTATTACCATTATTGTCGGCACCTTTGTGTCGGGCGGGACCCAAGCTACGAACTGGAGCCGCTTTGCCAAGTCGGGTAAGGCTGGATTCATCGCGACGCTGATTGCATTCTTTTTGGGCAATGGCTTTTTGATTTTCAGCGGTGCTTTTTGCGCCAAGGTCTATGGCGAGCCAGATATTGTACAGGTGATGGCCACCCAAGGATTGTTAATTTGGGGCCTCATTTTGTTCTTCTTCAATATGTGGACGACCCAAGACAACACGATTTATGCCTTTTCGATCGCCGGGTCCAATATGTTTCGCACGAATAAGCGGACGTTGTTGGTGCTCGGTGGGGCGACCTTTGCGCTGGTGCTGGCCTGGGGCGGCATTTACGAAATGCTGGTGCAGTACCTGATTTTGCTGGGTACCTTTATTCCCCCCATTGGCGGCATCATCATGGCCGATTACTGGATTAACCGCCGGGGCACTTTTCCCGCAGTGAGTGAACCGCAACCCGCCTTTAATTGGGCTGGGGTAATTGCTTATGTGGCGGCATCGGCGATCGCTTACTTTACCAATCAAATTGGTTGGGGCATCGTTCCCATTAACGGCATTCTTTCCGCCCTGGTGATTTACACTGTGCTGACGCAAGTCATGCCCACGACTCAATCTCAGTCATAGCGGGTTCCGGCGTAGCCGCAGCTCTGAAAAGCAGTAGACCTGTGGGAGAATTCTGGCAGCCCTGTTGGCTGGTGGCGGCATCAAGGTGGTGTCTATCATCAGCCTTTACCGTTGTGGAGTAAGACGTTTTGGCTTTTCAGATCGCTGTGTCAGACCTGGTGGCGGTGACCGGAGGAACGCTGGTCGATGACGCCGGACTGTTGACTAAGGCGGCCTTTGGCATTTCAACCGATACGCGCCAAATCAGTCCCCAGGATTGGTTTTTGGCCCTGACGGGCGATCGCTTCAACGGTCACACGTTTGCGGCTCAAGCGATCGCGGAGGGGGCCGCCGGGGTAATTGTGCAGGAGCCCGTTGAGGCCCAACCGCGACTTCAGGTCGCCGATACCCTGGCGGCTTATCAAGCGATCGCTCACTGGTGGCGACAGCAACTCGCCACGCCCCTGGTTGCCGTCACGGGCTCCGTTGGCAAAACGACCACGAAAGAGCTGATCGCGGCGGCGCTGCAAACCCAAGGCCCGGTGCTCAAGACTCAGGCCAACTACAACAATGAGATCGGGGTGCCGAAAACGCTACTCTCACTGACCCCCGAGCACCACTATGGCGTCATTGAGATGGGGATGCGCGGCGCCGGACAAATTAACCTGCTGACGCAAATTACGGAGCCGGATGTCGCGGTGATCACGAATGTGGGCACCGCACATATTGAACTGTTGGGCTCAGAGCAGGCGATCGCTGATGCCAAATGCGAACTCTTAGGCGGTCTCTCACCTAACGGCATTGCCGTTTTGAACTATGACAATCCTCGTTTGATACAAACGGCAGCGGACCTCTGGTCGGGCCGACAAATCACCTATGGCTTAACCGGGGGAGATATTCACGGCCAGTTGCTGAGCCCCAGCGAGATGGAGGTGAATGGCGTCACGCTGCCGTTGCCCTTGCCCGGTCAACACAATGCAGTGAACTTTTTGGCCGCGATCGCGGTGATGCAAGCCTTTGATTTAGACTGGCGCGTGCTGCAATCAGGCTTGACCGTCACGCTGCCCAGTGGTCGCGCCCGGCGCATCCCCCTTCCCAACGACATTGAGCTACTCGATGAAACTTACAACGCCGGGGCGGAATCGATGCAGGCCGCCCTGCACTTGCTGAAACAAACCCCCGGCCAGCGTCACATTGCCGTGCTCGGCACCATGAAAGAACTCGGTGAGCATTCCGTCCGGCTGCACGAGCAAGTCGGCAAATGTGTGGCACACCTGGAATTGGATGCTTTGCTCACCCTGGCCGACCCCGCAGAAACCCAAGCTTTAGCCAACGGGGCCAGCGGCGTTCCGGTCGAAACGTTTGACGCGGCATCGCAGTTAATTGAACGGCTCAAAGCCATGCTGCAACCGGGCGATCGCGTGTTGTTCAAAGCCTCCCGAGCGATCGCCCTGGATCAAGTGGTCGATGCTGTGACCCAGGCTTTGACACCTCAGGCGGCGTCAGCCGGAGCCACAGAGTCGACTTAAAAGTCTTGACAACCTCGGACGGAGATGGTGTAAGCCGTGTTGTTTTCACCGCTGACACTCGTGTTGATTAAGAATGGCAGCTCGCCAGTCGGTGACACGAACCAGCGTGAATACAACTGGTTCGGGGTGACGTCACCGCCCGAGGAAAATACGGTCGCTTGAGCGCCACTGCTATAGCGAAAGTTGACTTGCGCATCATAGCGGGCTCGATTTTCGGGCACAAAGCTCACCTCAAAAAAGCGCAGTCCACTATTGGGGGGTACCGAAAAATCAGTGTGCATATTGCCAGGGCCTAAGAAGCCCACCCGAATTTGTTTCCGAATTTGCGTTTGGCCGCTGGTGACTTCTTGCAAGTCGACGCAGTTGCTCTGAGCCATCGCTTTGGCGGGCAACAAAGCGCCTAAGCTGCCCAATAGGGCCAGTCCGACTAAATATGCTTTTTTCACAATGATCTCCTGATTGAGATAAGAGAAGTGCAAATAACAATACAAGACGGCATCGAACCATCTTGATTTCATAAGATTTGCACAAGCATTTTCAAAAGAGATTTCATGGTCTATTGACAGGTGAGATGTGTTGGCGATGAAGGATAGTGGCTCCTGACAGGGGGCCAGTACTCTTTAAGATTGGTCTCACAACAGGCAGCTACAAGGCTGGCACAACGACGACTCCAGCCCGGTGACAGGGGACGTTGTGAGTAAGGCTACCGCTGAGCGAGGAAAATCAAACCTTGAGGCCACGGACATAGGCTACGTCGGGTTGCGGCACACTGGAGGATGCCAATGCAATTTAATAGTTAGCGTGACTTTAATCCTTCAGTCAGAGCAAATACAGTTGATGAAAGCCGAGGCGGCACAGAGCTATCCTGAGGAGTGTTGTGGCTTGCTGTTGGGGGTCTATGATGCCCGTCAAGAGCTGGCTCGGGTCACCGCAGTGATGCCAGTCGAGAATACCTGGACGGCAGCGGTCAATCCATTTGCCGAGGGCGATCGCTCTCAGTCTTCCCCCAGCAAACGCAATCGCTTTTGGATTGATCCCCAGATATTGCTTCAGGCCCAGCGCGAGAGTCGCGATCGCGGGTGGTCGATTGTCGGCATTTATCACTCGCATCCCGATCATCCTGCCGTGCCCTCCGAGCGCGATCGCCAGTTGGCCTGGTCCGGCTATTCCTATCCCATTCTCTCGATCACTGCCGAAGGGAAAGTGCAAATGCAGAGTTGGCGGTTGAATGACCGCGACCAATTTGTGACAGAAACAATCCAAACCGCTCGGCTAGACGAAAAATAGGGGCGCTAGGCCAGTCGCCTAACGCCCCATGCGTAGTCATCACCATGACCTTATTGCGAAGCGCCTTGGGTTTCGGGTGAAAATTTGTGGGCGTAATCTTGCAACAGATCAGTGACTTGGCCCAGAACGCTTTCGCCAGCGGTTCCTTTGGTCAACGATCGCCGCTCAGGATAAAAGTCAGGCTGATTGAGGCTGCGGGCAATCGCTTCCTTCACTTGATCCGCAATCAGCGCCGACAATTCCACCTTGGCATTATTGCGCTGGAAGGAAGCCCCTTCCTCCGTCGTCGCGTAAAGCGGTGGCAGCCGATTGAGCGCGTAGGCGGCAATATCGCCCAAATCTAACGTGGTGTCAGAATTGGACTCGATCTCGGCGACACGAGCGATCGCTTCGGTGAGCACCAATTCTTCCATCACGTTAATGAATTGCTTGCGGGGAACCGCGACGACTTCGCCAGTCAACAAAGCCCCCATTAAGCGATCGAGGGCCATGTACTCTTCGATCGAGAGTTCGGAAGCGGTGTCACAAATTCGCCCAACTTCTGCTTCCATCGCGGGAGTTAAATAGCCATCTTGGAGGGCTTGCTCAACAATCTTTTCAATGCTCATGGATTCTCTAACGCTCCGTTTGCGTCATCAATATTGTTGGGGGAAAGTTGCAACCAGAACATGCCAAGATTTTTCGACACACCTTCTGGAACGGGTTTATTGTGCCCCATGCTACGGGAAACCTGACACGATGATTAACTTTCCTAGCATCTCGTAAACCCAGGTCAACCTGCTCGGTTAATTTCAGAGTGCCCAGCTGAGATCCAAGGTATCCGAAAGTTCAGGGCAGTAAGCCGCTATCGCCCTAGGTTTCGTCCACGCCAGAAGGCGAATAACGACACCCGGGGCGGGATTGACGCCTTTTCATGCAAAATCTAAAGAGATACTGAAGGATTGCCCCATGGGCAAGTAGCTTGAGTCACCGCTAGGGCGATCCACGCAGCTCCCAGGCCTACATGGCTAGACACAAGATAGCGCGGTTGAAGCCGGTGCGGTATGCACGATTTGCAATGCATCTTGAAGTTGGCCCGGCAGCGATCGCCCCACCGTGGCTTATAAATAGAACGGGCGATCGGGCGTAAATGGATGGAACCGGAATTATTGCAAGGTTGGGAACACGGTCTGAACTGGGTGGTGGCCTGGGCCAAAATCATCCTCGAATCAATTTCTGTGTTTTGCGTGATATTTGGCTTAGTCAAAACGGGGCAGCTCATCGGGCAAACGCGGCGACGGATGCGGCGCGGTGAAGAGTTTCCCTTTAACCAAGTTCGTCTCAAGTTTGGTCTGTGGCTGGCGATCGCGCTGGAGTTTCAACTCGGAGCGGATGTGTTGGCAACGACGGTGACACCCAGCACCGAAGACTTAATTCGGTTGGCGATTATTGCGATCGTGCGGACGTTCCTGAACTACTTCTTGGGCAAGGAATTGGAAGCGGAGATGGAATTAGACCATCGCCAACAAGAGCATCAAGCCCGCATGGCAGCCACCTATGGTTCGCCTGCCGAAAACGGTTGAACAGGAACCAGGGGACTGCGATCGCCACCCCAAAAGGCGGCAGTCTTTTGGGCGTTACATGCCAGTCGCGTTCCCTATCGTTGGGGTTGGGCAGTGCCCAACCCGTACAAGTTGTTGGCTATGCCGAGGAAGTTCTGCCAGCACACGAACCCTATTGCATGACACGCAGTTGCTCACCTCGGCGAATGAGGCTGTCGCAGAGCAATTCCACAATATGACGCTGGAGGGCAGTCACCAAATCGGGATCAGTTGCCTGCATTTGTTGGTAAGCCGTTGGCGTCAGCGCAAACAGGTGGCAGGGGGTTTTGGTGATGACCGCAGTGGATAGCGGCACCTTGTTGTAAAAGCGCATTTCCCCCAATAGTTGACCGCTGGCGCAGGTTTGCAGGCGTTTGGTGCGGCCATCTTCGAGTTCTAACAAGACATCGACCTGACCCGACTCAATGAAATAGAGGTTCGCGGGTTGCTCTTCTGCATAGAGAGAATGGCCAGCGGGCACCGAGTGCGCTGTCAGATAGGGCAAAAAACGGGCTACCTGGGCCGAGGTAAGAAATTGCTGTTCTAGGAGTGCGGACAGGCTGGCGGGAGCATCGGCTGGCAGATCAGCTTGGGTCAGAATTTGCTGTTCGCACCAGGCCAATCCCCGATCTAAGTCGGTCAAGACTTGGCAGCGATCGCTGCCAAAATCCAAGCCTTGTCCCCGTTCCAATGCCTGTTCACACTCCGGCAAGAGATTGGTCAGCACCAGGGTGAAATTTTCCTGGCGGGCGAGCTTCAGAATTTTGTTAAAGGTGAGGACAGCGGAGGAGTCGAGCCCCGTTACCTGGCGAAAATCGATCACGACGTAACGGAGGGGCACGGCGGCAGAGGTGCTTTCAGATGCCGTCGCGGATTGAGTGAGGCGATCGCGCACCTTGTTCAACAAATAATTAGCCGTCCCAAAAAAGAGAAAGCCTTGCAGCTCTAACGCATAAATTTGGTCGCCCTGCTGGGCCAGCAGCGCCGCTTGCTCAGGAGTCCGGTTCAGAGTGTTGCTGCGCCCAGTGGCCCCCGAAAACACCTGCTTCGCCACATCGACCTGGCTGTAGCGATACATAAACAGCACCACGGTGATGACAAAGCCGACGGTAATCCCTGCAAGAAACCCGACCCAGTCGATCAACACCAGCGTGACCAAAACCGTCAAATAATCGCTCAGCGGCAGTTTGAAATATGCCTGATACAGCCACTGCCACAGCAGCGAGAGACCGAGATAGAGAATCAGGCTGCCAAGCACCGCTTTGGGCAGATAAGCCAAAAAGGCCGAGCCAAGAGCGAGGACGGCTATAGAGGGCAGCACCGCGATGAGCCCTGTCAGGCGATAGTTCGCCGCCAGATTATTCACGAGCAGCGTACTGGGGAGGGCTTGAGTGCCGCCCATGCCGCTGCCGAACCCCGACAGCAGATTTGCCAGCCCGACGGATTTCATCTCGCGATTGAGGCTGAGGTCGCGCCCCACGATCAGCTCAATGCTGCTGTTGCTGAGCAGCAGCGATAACAGGGTGACGAACATCACTGTTACTAAACTGTCGGCCTGATGGGCGATCGCCCCCCACTGAATTTGGGCGATCGCGGATACCGTGAGCGGTTGCCAGAGCTGTGACCCGTCAGGAAAGGGGCCGAGTAACCAGCCCGCAGCACGGGCCTGGTCGAGGGAAATATCTGCCAGTTGCAATGCGCCGAAAAAGCTCGCAGTGCAGACGAGCAGCGTGGCTGGCATCACCCAAAACTGCTGCCAGCGACGGGTGGCAATGAGGAGGGCGATCGCAAAGCCAACGCCCGGTAGCCATCCCCACAACACCGTTGGCTGGGCCAAATCTCCGAGCAGGGCAGCATCGAGCGGGCGACCCGTAGTGATTTGCACAAAGCCTTTCGTCAAGAGCCAGCCCGTCCCCGCCATGAAGCCCCCGACCACGGGATACGGCACAAACCGAATGCGATCGCCCTGCCGCAACAGTCCCAAAATCAGCAGCAGGCTACCCGTCAGTAGCGCACTGAGAGCGATCGCCGCTAGCACCGTTACTAACGCCACCTCCGCGTCAGCCTCGGCTAACTCGGCGGCAATGTCGGCGGCCATCAGCGCCAGTATCGTCGTCGGTGCGGCTAAGGGGGTGGCGATCATGCCGGGGAGGCCGCTGGTGAGGGCGACGACGCCCAACGTCATGCCCGTGCTGAAAACGGTCATACCCAGCCCCGTCGGCAGATGCAGCGCCAGCGTGCCGGAAAAAATTAGGCTGGCATAGGAGATGGCACGAATCACCCCGATAATGCCCGTGACCAATCCCGCTGATAGGCTGGCGATCCAAACTTCCGGTTGCATCCACAGCTGCAATCGCTGCCATAGTGCGGTGGCAACTGCGGGGCGATCGGCAAATGACTGCATAGAGACACATCCAGCGATTCAGGGCACGCCGGGCATAATGATGCTGCGCGGACAGCTAGCTACGCACCGGGTTATCCATTCACTACCGCATCGGGAGCCACGCTTGGTGTAGCCAGTTCCACAGTTTGGCCGTCAGCTCGCCGAGGCCGCCGTGACGGCGCTATAGCGGACAAAGTGCAAGCCGCTGTAGAGGTGAAAGGTGGGATCCCAGTTGCTTTCTTTGACGCGGGCCAGATCTAACTGGGGATTGAGCGGTGGCAGCAGGTCAATAAACTCGATCGCACTATCCCCAAATTTGCTAAAGCCGTCGTGGGTTGGCCCGGTGACACGATCTCGCAGGTACTGCACCAAGGCTTGCCACTGGGGCCGCATGGCTAACCCTTTATCGGGAATGGCCTCGGCATTCGGCAGCGGATTGCCCTGACGAAAATCGTAGGTGCGATCGCACAGGCGCAACACACAGCGCCGTCCATGGCAGTGCAAATCAATCACTTCGGCGTAGTCCTGGGTCTTTTCGGCACGCTTCAATTTGCGCCAAGCGCCTAAATCCACCACGGACTCAAACAGCGGAATCTGCCCCATAACCAGTTGGGTGACTTCGCTCCAGTCGAAGGCGATCGCGCCCATTTGGCCGTCGGCATTCACACAAATCACTTCGGCCTGGGGTTCAACCCGTCGAAAGTTTTGCACCCGAAAGACTGGCAAATTTTTGATCTCAGCCTGTTTCACCCAAAAGGCGGGCATCTGCGCCTCGGTCAAGGCACGACTGTAATATTGCAAATCGCCCACGGGGCCAACTCGATAGAGTCGCCATTCGCGGCTGGGCACCTGCAACCGCGCCATATAAGCATCAATGCCCATGACTTTGGCGAGGCCCTGGGCGGCGGCTTGTCGCTGCTCTCCGGCCACGGGTTCTAAGCACATGAGGCCGGGCGCTTGGCCCTCGGGCTGGGCGCGGGCGGTTTCTAGGGCGTGCTCTTTGGCTTGGGCGATGCTGGCCTGCACCCGCTGAATGCCCTGTCGCGCTTGAGACATGATTTTGGCATTGGTGACCTGCCGCAAAACCGCGAGATAGGCTTTCTCCGCCTGCTCCCACCGCTCGGTCGCTTCTTGATATTTCCCCGCCATCAGCAAAAAGTGGGGATCTTTGGCGTCCTGCTGTTTCCACTGCTGGAGCAATTTGGCCGCCGTGCGAAAGTCCTTTTTTTCCAGGGCGGTGGCGATCGCGTCTTGCATCACGGGCCTCGTCTCCGGGGTGAAATGGCTCTATTTTAAGCTTGTCCCCAGAGAACTG is from Leptolyngbya iicbica LK and encodes:
- the codB gene encoding cytosine permease; the protein is MTSVTEKPVTGSKAEDFPLSPVPESARKSMISLAPILAGFTLYSGTLFAGGLVGPSFQFWPDLVGIILLGNLILGLYAAFLGYIAGETGLTTVLMARFSFGSVGSRWVDFILGFTQIGWYAWGSALMAQLLNNLAGVPESWNWFIILFFTYGFCSTAYFGYKAMDWLSRIAVPAMVVLMVWSLSIAAGDVGGFAGLQAAELGDPLPLSAAITIIVGTFVSGGTQATNWSRFAKSGKAGFIATLIAFFLGNGFLIFSGAFCAKVYGEPDIVQVMATQGLLIWGLILFFFNMWTTQDNTIYAFSIAGSNMFRTNKRTLLVLGGATFALVLAWGGIYEMLVQYLILLGTFIPPIGGIIMADYWINRRGTFPAVSEPQPAFNWAGVIAYVAASAIAYFTNQIGWGIVPINGILSALVIYTVLTQVMPTTQSQS
- a CDS encoding UDP-N-acetylmuramoyl-tripeptide--D-alanyl-D-alanine ligase — translated: MAFQIAVSDLVAVTGGTLVDDAGLLTKAAFGISTDTRQISPQDWFLALTGDRFNGHTFAAQAIAEGAAGVIVQEPVEAQPRLQVADTLAAYQAIAHWWRQQLATPLVAVTGSVGKTTTKELIAAALQTQGPVLKTQANYNNEIGVPKTLLSLTPEHHYGVIEMGMRGAGQINLLTQITEPDVAVITNVGTAHIELLGSEQAIADAKCELLGGLSPNGIAVLNYDNPRLIQTAADLWSGRQITYGLTGGDIHGQLLSPSEMEVNGVTLPLPLPGQHNAVNFLAAIAVMQAFDLDWRVLQSGLTVTLPSGRARRIPLPNDIELLDETYNAGAESMQAALHLLKQTPGQRHIAVLGTMKELGEHSVRLHEQVGKCVAHLELDALLTLADPAETQALANGASGVPVETFDAASQLIERLKAMLQPGDRVLFKASRAIALDQVVDAVTQALTPQAASAGATEST
- a CDS encoding Mov34/MPN/PAD-1 family protein translates to MTLILQSEQIQLMKAEAAQSYPEECCGLLLGVYDARQELARVTAVMPVENTWTAAVNPFAEGDRSQSSPSKRNRFWIDPQILLQAQRESRDRGWSIVGIYHSHPDHPAVPSERDRQLAWSGYSYPILSITAEGKVQMQSWRLNDRDQFVTETIQTARLDEK
- a CDS encoding late competence development ComFB family protein — its product is MSIEKIVEQALQDGYLTPAMEAEVGRICDTASELSIEEYMALDRLMGALLTGEVVAVPRKQFINVMEELVLTEAIARVAEIESNSDTTLDLGDIAAYALNRLPPLYATTEEGASFQRNNAKVELSALIADQVKEAIARSLNQPDFYPERRSLTKGTAGESVLGQVTDLLQDYAHKFSPETQGASQ
- a CDS encoding DUF1622 domain-containing protein: MEPELLQGWEHGLNWVVAWAKIILESISVFCVIFGLVKTGQLIGQTRRRMRRGEEFPFNQVRLKFGLWLAIALEFQLGADVLATTVTPSTEDLIRLAIIAIVRTFLNYFLGKELEAEMELDHRQQEHQARMAATYGSPAENG
- a CDS encoding SulP family inorganic anion transporter, translated to MQSFADRPAVATALWQRLQLWMQPEVWIASLSAGLVTGIIGVIRAISYASLIFSGTLALHLPTGLGMTVFSTGMTLGVVALTSGLPGMIATPLAAPTTILALMAADIAAELAEADAEVALVTVLAAIALSALLTGSLLLILGLLRQGDRIRFVPYPVVGGFMAGTGWLLTKGFVQITTGRPLDAALLGDLAQPTVLWGWLPGVGFAIALLIATRRWQQFWVMPATLLVCTASFFGALQLADISLDQARAAGWLLGPFPDGSQLWQPLTVSAIAQIQWGAIAHQADSLVTVMFVTLLSLLLSNSSIELIVGRDLSLNREMKSVGLANLLSGFGSGMGGTQALPSTLLVNNLAANYRLTGLIAVLPSIAVLALGSAFLAYLPKAVLGSLILYLGLSLLWQWLYQAYFKLPLSDYLTVLVTLVLIDWVGFLAGITVGFVITVVLFMYRYSQVDVAKQVFSGATGRSNTLNRTPEQAALLAQQGDQIYALELQGFLFFGTANYLLNKVRDRLTQSATASESTSAAVPLRYVVIDFRQVTGLDSSAVLTFNKILKLARQENFTLVLTNLLPECEQALERGQGLDFGSDRCQVLTDLDRGLAWCEQQILTQADLPADAPASLSALLEQQFLTSAQVARFLPYLTAHSVPAGHSLYAEEQPANLYFIESGQVDVLLELEDGRTKRLQTCASGQLLGEMRFYNKVPLSTAVITKTPCHLFALTPTAYQQMQATDPDLVTALQRHIVELLCDSLIRRGEQLRVMQ